From Drosophila suzukii chromosome 2R, CBGP_Dsuzu_IsoJpt1.0, whole genome shotgun sequence, a single genomic window includes:
- the LOC108009093 gene encoding alpha-N-acetylgalactosaminidase, with translation MYGTWGVLLGGILLLQVLQLSLGLDNGLALKPPMGWMSWERFRCITDCQLYPDECISENLFRRHADLLVSEGYADAGYEYIIIDDCWLEKDRDNRTQKLVPDKKRFPSGLNALSDHIHNKGLKFGLYQDYGTNTCAGYPGVIKHMKLDAQTFAEWDVDYVKLDGCYANISDMATGYPEFGRLLNETGRPMVYSCSWPAYQEEAGEMPDYESLKKHCNLWRNWDDIDDSLESLMQIMDYFAKNQDRIQPHGGPGHWNDPDMLLLGNYGLSYDQSKLQMAIWAIMAAPLIMSNDLAAVRPEIKDILQNREVIAVNQDELGIQGLRVLTRNQIEVWRRPITPVTKSGHHSYAVAFVSRRDDGAPYRIPFTAKDLKLTNPKGYRVQDLYDASNKLGVFQSESQFITRVNPNGVTFYKFTAL, from the exons ATGTACGGAACGTGGGGCGTCTTACTGGGAGGGATCCTCCTGCTACAGGTTCTACAACTATCCCTGGGCCTCGATAATGGTCTGGCACTCAA ACCGCCCATGGGTTGGATGTCCTGGGAGCG ATTCCGTTGCATAACCGATTGTCAACTTTATCCCGACGAGTGCATCAG TGAGAATCTTTTCCGAAGACATGCAGATCTTTTGGTTTCCGAGGGCTATGCGGATGCTGGCTACGAGTACATCATAATAGATGATTGCTGGCTGGAGAAGGATCGTGACAACAGAACCCAGAAACTAGTACCAGACAAGAAACGCTTTCCCAGCGGACTAAATGCGCTTTCAGATCAT ATCCACAACAAGGGCCTGAAGTTTGGTTTGTACCAGGACTACGGCACCAATACCTGTGCTGGTTATCCCGGAGTAATAAAGCATATGAAGCTGGATGCCCAGACCTTCGCCGAGTGGGATGTAGACTATGTGAAACTGGATGGATGCTATGCCAATATCAGCGATATGGCCACCGGATATCCGGAGTTCGGACGTCTCCTAAATGAAACGGGTCGACCGATGGTGTATTCCTGTAGTTGGCCTGCTTATCAAGAGGAGGCCGGGGAAATGCCCGACTACGAGTCCCTCAAGAAGCACTGCAATCTGTGGCGCAACTGGGATGATATCGATGATTCTCTAGAGTCACTCATGCAGATCATGGACTACTTTGCCAAGAACCAAGACAGGATTCAGCCGCATGGCGGTCCAGGACACTGGAACGATCCCGACATGCTTCTGCTGGGAAACTATGGTCTCAGCTATGATCAAAGCAAGCTGCAGATGGCCATTTGGGCGATTATGGCGGCGCCTTTAATTATGTCGAATGATCTGGCGGCAGTGCGACCTGAGATCAAGGATATTCTGCAGAATCG AGAGGTAATTGCTGTCAACCAGGACGAGCTGGGCATCCAGGGGCTTCGAGTTCTGACCCGCAACCAAATCGAAGTCTGGAGACGACCTATTACTCCAGTGACCAAGAGTGGACATCACTCGTATGCCGTAGCTTTCGTCAGTCGCCGAGATGATGGAGCTCCCTACAGGATCCCCTTCACAGCCAAGGACCTCAAGCTGACCAATCCCAAGGGATATCGCGTGCAGGATCTATACGATGCCAGCAACAAGTTGGGAGTTTTCCAATCGGAGAGTCAGTTCATCACACGCGTCAATCCCAATG GCGTAACTTTCTACAAGTTTACAGCGTTGTAA